The following proteins are co-located in the Anas platyrhynchos isolate ZD024472 breed Pekin duck chromosome 1, IASCAAS_PekinDuck_T2T, whole genome shotgun sequence genome:
- the RPAP3 gene encoding RNA polymerase II-associated protein 3 isoform X2, whose product MHYDPYNPVLPTNRASAFYRMKKFSVAESDCNLALALDKNYIKAYARRGAARFALKNLQGAKEDYEKVLELDANNFEAKNELKKINQALSSKESSGQKECEDAVKPELTDKEKRRIEDEQLKQKAVIEKDLGNGYFKEGKYEAAIECYTRGIAADGTNALLPANRAMAYLKIQKYEEAENDCTQALLLDASYSKAFARRGAARVALGKLKEAMQDFEAVLKLEPGNKQAINELTKIRNELAEKEQLAQEYKEYPAVLIKEAEIKNIVKLIDDPSLLKSTKPLRTIPIEVVDDDMPNSDFPSTTSFVNNCTNLTSTEATENLDQDDHLTTMDIPKAKQLKIEEIADTSPLQLPASVKGISPVLHPSFTTNKQAEKEIKASYRSASAVPAIPANSFQLESDFRKLKDCPEKLYLYLKQIEPSFYPKLFQKSLDPDLFNQILKILHDFYITKEEPSLILEVLQRLSELKRFDMAVMFMSGSEKKITQVLFSHVKHMGLKDTQVEELEKKYGIFS is encoded by the exons ATGCATTATGATCCGTACAATCCAGTATTGCCCACAAACAGAGCATCTGCTTTTTATAGAATGAAAAA gttttCTGTTGCAGAATCTGATTGTAATTTAGCACTTGCTTTAGATAAAAATTACATAAAGGCTTATGCCAGAAGAGGGGCTGCTcgctttgctttaaaaaatcttcAAGGTGCTAAAGAAG ATTATGAAAAAGTTCTAGAGCTGGATGCAAACAACTTTGAAGCAAAAAATgaactgaagaaaattaatcaG GCTCTATCATCAAAAGAAAGCTCAGGACAGAAGGAGTGTGAAGATGCAGTAAAACCAGAATTAACAGACAAAGAGAAGAGGCGCATTGAAGACGAGCAGCTCAAGCAGAAGGCTGTTATAGAAAAAGATCTC GGTAATGGTTATTTCAAAGAAGGGAAGTATGAGGCTGCAATAGAATGTTATACACGTGGTATAGCAGCAGATGGCACCAATGCACTTCTGCCAGCTAACAGAGCTATGGCCTATCTGAAGATTCAAAA ATATGAAGAGGCAGAAAATGATTGTACGCAAGCTTTGCTGTTAGATGCCTCCTATTCTAAAGCTTTTGCCAGAAGAGGGGCTGCAAGAGTTGCTCTTGGAAAGTTAAAAGAAGCTATGCAAG ATTTTGAAGCTGTTCTGAAGCTGGAACCTGGAAATAAACAAGCAATAAATGAACTCactaaaataagaaat gaattaGCTGAGAAAGAACAGTTAGCTCAAGAATATAAAGAATATCCTGCAGTATTgataaaagaagcagaaataaagaataTAGTGAAACTCATTGATGATCCATCACTCCTGAAATCAACA AAGCCTTTGCGAACAATACCCATTGAAGTAGTTGATGACGACATGCCAAATAGTGACTTCCCCAGCACTACTTCTTTCGTTAATAACTGTACAAATTTGACAAGTACTGAAGCAACAGAGAATCTGGATCAGGATGATCACTTAACTACAATGGACattccaaaagcaaaacaattaaaaatagaagaaattgCTGATACATCACCGTTACA GCTTCCTGCTAGTGTGAAAGGAATTTCACCAGTGTTGCATCCATCTTTTACTACAAACaagcaggcagaaaaagaaatcaaagcatCATATAGATCTGCTTCTGCAGTCCCTGCCATTCCTGCAAATTCTTTCCAGCTTGAATCTGATTTCAGGAAGCTGAAAGACTGcccagaaaaactgtatttGTATCTCAAG CAAATAGAGCCTTCGTTTTATCCAAAACTGTTCCAGAAGTCCTTAGATCCAGACTTGTTTAACCAGATACTGAAAATTCTACACGACTTCTACATTAC GAAAGAGGAGCCATCACTCATCCTTGAAGTCCTCCAGAGGCTATCTGAATTAAAAAGATTTGATATGGCTGTAATGTTTATGTCAGgctcagagaaaaaaa ttacaCAGGTATTGTTCAGTCATGTGAAACACATGGGGTTGAAAGATACTCAGGTTGAAGAATTGGAGAAGAAATATGGCATTTTCTCTTAG
- the ATP23 gene encoding mitochondrial inner membrane protease ATP23 homolog, whose protein sequence is MAAGGGAAPPGGGEEEEDDLGYRLFPDRKKKPQGFLVRSLFTFHNRCQLMLRMSLETNPYAQLLLAAMKQSGCTVFNDRHFSCENCDGCVSGGFDSATSQIVLCQNNIRQQSHMNRVVAHELIHAFDHCRAHVDWFKNVKHLACSEIRAANLSGDCTLMNEIARFKFGLKAHHQTCVRDRAIRSILAVRKVSRETAEKAVDEVFDACFNDLEPFGRIPHNKTDAKRAYKDFLNRDRYNANL, encoded by the exons ATGGCGGCAGGgggcggcgcggcgccgccgggcgggggggaggaggaggaggatgaccTCGGGTACCGGCTGTTCCCCGACCGCAAGAAGAAGCCGCAGGGCTTCCTGGTGCGCAGCCTCTTCACCTTCCACAACCGCTGCCAGCTGATGCTGCGGATGAGCCTGGAGACGA ATCCATACGCTCAACTGCTTCTTGCGGCTATGAAGCAATCTGGTTG CACTGTCTTCAATGACCGGCACTTTTCTTGCGAAAACTGTGATGGCTGTGTCAGTGGAGGTTTTGATTCTGCCACATCTCAG ATTGTTCTGTGTCAGAACAACATTCGCCAGCAATCCCATATGAACCGTGTGGTTGCGCATGAATTGATACACGCTTTTGATCACTGCCGTGCACATGTTGACTGGTTTAAAAACGTCAAACACTTAGCCTGTTCAGAG aTTCGAGCTGCTAATCTCAGTGGAGACTGTACACTGATGAATGAAATAGCCAGGTTTAAATTTGGATTAAAAGCACACCATCAG ACTTGTGTACGAGATAGAGCAATTCGTTCCATTCTGGCTGTTCGAAAAGTTAGCAGAGAGACTGCGGAAAAAGCTGTGGATGAAGTGTTTGATGCCTGCTTCAATGATCTGGAACCATTTGGAAGAATCCCGCA
- the RPAP3 gene encoding RNA polymerase II-associated protein 3 isoform X1 has translation MTAPNKALELQLQIKQNAEELQDFMRELESWEKDIKEVDSELRKQSGVPEENLPPIRNKAFKKKKKSKSKVPSKTTTEENKKNKIKSYDYEAWGKLDVDKILEELDKDDSTHDSVSPESDSEEDGIRIDAEKALAEKEKGNNYFKQGNFDEAIKCYTKGMHYDPYNPVLPTNRASAFYRMKKFSVAESDCNLALALDKNYIKAYARRGAARFALKNLQGAKEDYEKVLELDANNFEAKNELKKINQALSSKESSGQKECEDAVKPELTDKEKRRIEDEQLKQKAVIEKDLGNGYFKEGKYEAAIECYTRGIAADGTNALLPANRAMAYLKIQKYEEAENDCTQALLLDASYSKAFARRGAARVALGKLKEAMQDFEAVLKLEPGNKQAINELTKIRNELAEKEQLAQEYKEYPAVLIKEAEIKNIVKLIDDPSLLKSTKPLRTIPIEVVDDDMPNSDFPSTTSFVNNCTNLTSTEATENLDQDDHLTTMDIPKAKQLKIEEIADTSPLQLPASVKGISPVLHPSFTTNKQAEKEIKASYRSASAVPAIPANSFQLESDFRKLKDCPEKLYLYLKQIEPSFYPKLFQKSLDPDLFNQILKILHDFYITKEEPSLILEVLQRLSELKRFDMAVMFMSGSEKKITQVLFSHVKHMGLKDTQVEELEKKYGIFS, from the exons ATGACTGCACCAAATAAAGCTCTGGAGCTACAGCTGCAGATAAAGCAAAATGCTGAAGAGCTGCAGGATTTTATGAGAGAACTGGAGAGTTGGGAAAAAGATATTAAGGAAGTAGATTCTGAATTAAGGAAACAGAGTGGTGTTCCAGAAGAG AATTTACCACCAATTCGAAACAaggcttttaagaaaaagaagaaaagcaaaagtaaagTCCCATCAAAGACAACTActgaggaaaacaagaaaaacaaaatcaagtcTTATGATTATGAAGCATGGGGAAAACTTGATGTG GATAAAATACTGGAAGAACTTGATAAAGATGACAGTACTCATGATTCTGTGTCTCCAGAATCAGACTCTGAAGAAGACGGAATTCGTATAGATGCAGAAAAGGCTcttgcagagaaggaaaag GGTAACAACTACTTTAAACAAGGAAACTTTGATGAAGCTATAAAATGCTACACTAAAGGGATGCATTATGATCCGTACAATCCAGTATTGCCCACAAACAGAGCATCTGCTTTTTATAGAATGAAAAA gttttCTGTTGCAGAATCTGATTGTAATTTAGCACTTGCTTTAGATAAAAATTACATAAAGGCTTATGCCAGAAGAGGGGCTGCTcgctttgctttaaaaaatcttcAAGGTGCTAAAGAAG ATTATGAAAAAGTTCTAGAGCTGGATGCAAACAACTTTGAAGCAAAAAATgaactgaagaaaattaatcaG GCTCTATCATCAAAAGAAAGCTCAGGACAGAAGGAGTGTGAAGATGCAGTAAAACCAGAATTAACAGACAAAGAGAAGAGGCGCATTGAAGACGAGCAGCTCAAGCAGAAGGCTGTTATAGAAAAAGATCTC GGTAATGGTTATTTCAAAGAAGGGAAGTATGAGGCTGCAATAGAATGTTATACACGTGGTATAGCAGCAGATGGCACCAATGCACTTCTGCCAGCTAACAGAGCTATGGCCTATCTGAAGATTCAAAA ATATGAAGAGGCAGAAAATGATTGTACGCAAGCTTTGCTGTTAGATGCCTCCTATTCTAAAGCTTTTGCCAGAAGAGGGGCTGCAAGAGTTGCTCTTGGAAAGTTAAAAGAAGCTATGCAAG ATTTTGAAGCTGTTCTGAAGCTGGAACCTGGAAATAAACAAGCAATAAATGAACTCactaaaataagaaat gaattaGCTGAGAAAGAACAGTTAGCTCAAGAATATAAAGAATATCCTGCAGTATTgataaaagaagcagaaataaagaataTAGTGAAACTCATTGATGATCCATCACTCCTGAAATCAACA AAGCCTTTGCGAACAATACCCATTGAAGTAGTTGATGACGACATGCCAAATAGTGACTTCCCCAGCACTACTTCTTTCGTTAATAACTGTACAAATTTGACAAGTACTGAAGCAACAGAGAATCTGGATCAGGATGATCACTTAACTACAATGGACattccaaaagcaaaacaattaaaaatagaagaaattgCTGATACATCACCGTTACA GCTTCCTGCTAGTGTGAAAGGAATTTCACCAGTGTTGCATCCATCTTTTACTACAAACaagcaggcagaaaaagaaatcaaagcatCATATAGATCTGCTTCTGCAGTCCCTGCCATTCCTGCAAATTCTTTCCAGCTTGAATCTGATTTCAGGAAGCTGAAAGACTGcccagaaaaactgtatttGTATCTCAAG CAAATAGAGCCTTCGTTTTATCCAAAACTGTTCCAGAAGTCCTTAGATCCAGACTTGTTTAACCAGATACTGAAAATTCTACACGACTTCTACATTAC GAAAGAGGAGCCATCACTCATCCTTGAAGTCCTCCAGAGGCTATCTGAATTAAAAAGATTTGATATGGCTGTAATGTTTATGTCAGgctcagagaaaaaaa ttacaCAGGTATTGTTCAGTCATGTGAAACACATGGGGTTGAAAGATACTCAGGTTGAAGAATTGGAGAAGAAATATGGCATTTTCTCTTAG